ATAAGTTCCCCCTGTGGCATATACATGAGAGGGATTTTGCACATAAGATGTGGTTCCGTCACCAAAAAACCATTTCCAGGAAGTTGGAGTCCATGAACCACTTTTCCAGACACAATTGCCCGAACTCATATCTGTAAATTGAACAGGTACATTACAATTAGGTCCTGATGAGAAACTAAAATTCGGAACAACTTTTGACTTAAATTTAAAAATAACAGCCTGATCATATATACCATTAAGCTTAGATGGCTGCACTACTCCCGCGGTTGTCGGAAAATTACCGGAATGAGAAGTACCGCACATGACCACTTCATCATCTCCGCAACCACCGATTCGTAAAACTGGTTTGATACTTGAATAATCACTATTATTTCCTCCAATATAAGTTGAATAGAGCAAAATGCTTGCCGTTGAATTCAATTTACTCAGAAAAAAATCGGACCCGCCGTTTGGTGAAGTATCAAACGCACAGGAAGTAGTTGGATAATCCGGCGGAACTACCGGTATTGCAGAATTAGTATTGCCGGTAATGTATGCTTCATCAAAATTATTTACAGCAATTCCATTTGCGTTATTTGCATGACCCAAAAAAACAGAATAGATGAATGTTGAACCAGTATTATTTAAACGAAATACAAAAGCACTTGCCATATTAAATACTGTATTGAACACTCCGGGAGTGATTGGGAAATTAATAGATTGTGTCGTACCAACCACAAAAGCTTCATTTGCCGGGTTTACTGCAATAGAGAAAGCCTCCTCAAAATTAAAACCTCCAACATATGTTGAATACACCAATCCGCTTCCTGCCGCGTTTAACTTTGTTACAAAAGCATCCTGCGCCCCATTATAGCTATTATCATACGAACCGGCTGTAGTTGGAAAGTTAATTGAACCTGTTGAGCCGGTAACATAAGCTGCACCGGCTGCATCAATCGCGATACCGCTTCCATTATCAGAACTGGTTCCCCCTAAAAATGTAGAATAAATTAAAGCGGTACCGGTCGGATTTAGCTTCGTTACAAATCCATCACGCACGCCATTGTACCCTGTATCAAAGGACCCGGCTTTTACAGGAAAATTCGCGGATGCTGTGACTCCGGTTACAAAAGCTTCTCCGGCAGAATTAATAGCAAGTCCATCACCCATCCACGTAAGGTCATCATTATCCACCCCTCCGAGGTAAGTAGAATATATTAACGCAGACCCTGTTGCATTAAGTTTAGATATAAAAACATCACTGAAACCACCCCCAAAAGCAGGTTGGAAAGCGCCTGCCGTGACCGGAAAATTAGGAGAATCGGTATTTCCGGCTATTATTACTTCATTGGATGCAGTAACCGCTATTGAATAACCCAACTCGGATCCGCTACCGCCAAGATTGGTAGAGTAAATAATTGCGGTACCTGTAGGATTTAATTTAAAAACGACGGCATCTCTTGCTCCGTTTCGTACAGGCTGAAATACCCCGGCTGTAATTGGAAAGTTAGCGTCATTATAAGTTGCACCATACACATTTCCCACAGCATCCAACGCAATGTCTCCCATATAACTATTACTCGCAGCGGTCCCTCCTAAAAATGTTGACCATGCTAAAATTACCGGGTCGATAACGAGTGTATTTGCCGGATCATAATCTCCTTTCAATATGAATCCAAAAGTTGTTTTATCAATTATACGGTATTCAATGCTGACTTTTTGTTTTCGTCCGCTTATCAATTGATATGACTCCGGAAGCTCCTCCAATAATGTTCCCCACACTGTTGTTATTTCCAATTGGCCTTTATCATTAATATTCAAGTGTTCCACACCTTCGAGTTGCATCCGAATAACATTAATCTCTCCGCCTGGCTTTATAACATAATCGTACTTCAACTCCTTACCTGAACTATAATAATTAATATCAATATTATGATATATGTTCTCATACGAGATCATACGAAAATCAGGAACATTGATTCTGTGTTTTGTAAAATCATTTCCAAGAAGATAATTCGTATGACTATCCTCTTTTCCTTCAGATATTACATTAACATTTGGATTTGCCTCTTTAAAATGAAGATTCCAAACCAGGTATTCACTTTGAGACTCTACGGGAGACCGGCTAATGGCAGATGAATTAACATCAGGCTCTTCCAACTCCCGTACGACTGCAAAACTTAACTTGTCTTTTAAAAAATAAATATTAGCGTTCCAGCCGGGTGAAGATCCTTTGTAAAGTATTTTATTATCATCTACGGTATAGTCATCCCATTGCCCCATATTTTTACGGAACATTACCGGTAAATTGGAAATATTATTATAAATAATTTGTCTTTCGTTTTCACTTAAACTATTTCCTGTAAAAATACCGGGCCAATCACCATTGTCGGAATGTTGGGCATTAACCTCAATATTATCATTCAGTAAAAAAATACTGAAAATAATCAGAGTGCGTGTCCTGTTAAAGTTGCTGATCATGAAATATGATATTTATTTTCAAAAGCTTAATACTATAAACAAGTGGATCAGGGCGCGGTTAAATTAACATTAATACTGCACCCATTCTTATCCTTTATATTTACACTATAACCACCCGGACACAACTTATTTTTATACCTGTTCACATATCCGTCCGGCCAGGTGTAACTATAAGGACTTGTGCCGCCTGCCGCATTTACCATGAGCCATTCTTTACAGCCGCATCCCGCACAGCCGGCTGTACCCTTGGTAAATTGTCCGGTTAAGGGTGGTGGCGAAGTTATCGCGGCAGTAGTAGTCGCCGCACATCCCTTGCTATCTGTTACTGTTACTGTATA
This window of the Bacteroidota bacterium genome carries:
- a CDS encoding PKD domain-containing protein gives rise to the protein MISNFNRTRTLIIFSIFLLNDNIEVNAQHSDNGDWPGIFTGNSLSENERQIIYNNISNLPVMFRKNMGQWDDYTVDDNKILYKGSSPGWNANIYFLKDKLSFAVVRELEEPDVNSSAISRSPVESQSEYLVWNLHFKEANPNVNVISEGKEDSHTNYLLGNDFTKHRINVPDFRMISYENIYHNIDINYYSSGKELKYDYVIKPGGEINVIRMQLEGVEHLNINDKGQLEITTVWGTLLEELPESYQLISGRKQKVSIEYRIIDKTTFGFILKGDYDPANTLVIDPVILAWSTFLGGTAASNSYMGDIALDAVGNVYGATYNDANFPITAGVFQPVRNGARDAVVFKLNPTGTAIIYSTNLGGSGSELGYSIAVTASNEVIIAGNTDSPNFPVTAGAFQPAFGGGFSDVFISKLNATGSALIYSTYLGGVDNDDLTWMGDGLAINSAGEAFVTGVTASANFPVKAGSFDTGYNGVRDGFVTKLNPTGTALIYSTFLGGTSSDNGSGIAIDAAGAAYVTGSTGSINFPTTAGSYDNSYNGAQDAFVTKLNAAGSGLVYSTYVGGFNFEEAFSIAVNPANEAFVVGTTQSINFPITPGVFNTVFNMASAFVFRLNNTGSTFIYSVFLGHANNANGIAVNNFDEAYITGNTNSAIPVVPPDYPTTSCAFDTSPNGGSDFFLSKLNSTASILLYSTYIGGNNSDYSSIKPVLRIGGCGDDEVVMCGTSHSGNFPTTAGVVQPSKLNGIYDQAVIFKFKSKVVPNFSFSSGPNCNVPVQFTDMSSGNCVWKSGSWTPTSWKWFFGDGTTSYVQNPSHVYATGGTYNVKLVIGCPADSIIIPVTVTSVSCCVATLNPTSNVVDAKCGANNGSGSVTVTGGTSPYTYSWSPTGGSGSAATGLSQGTYSVLITDGLNCKTSVNLTVNNTQMTIVAGVQNYLCNGKNNGTSSVLVMGTATPPYTYSWSNGQTTQGATGLSAGNYTVTVRDATGCSLTKVVAITQQAPIAVTVTPVNGTCGNPGTATATAIGGGTPYTYSWSNGQLNSATGLVAGTYSVTATDAGGCTGTKTFSITVAPNPASATFTQSPAGTVCIGTAINFTNTGTTGTYNWVVSPITPANVSGTTVNFSYTFLTAGSYSISHTVWTSGCSANATGNITVINCTSGPTVTATGSAVCPGNCGVVTASGAGGTSPYTYSWSNTATTQNIAPCPVATTTYTVTIKDAGGNTSTSTAVVTVNPAVTVSVLSTNIACNGNADGLVTATGSGGSSPYTYSWSAPGGSTTVISGLTTGTYTVTITDNKGCTSASASTIISPSALTGQFVKGTANCVSCGCKEWVMVSASGGTSPYSYTWPDGYVNRYKNQLCPGSYNVNIKDKNGCSINVSLTTP
- a CDS encoding SprB repeat-containing protein, which produces SGASTGSATATGAGGSPGYTFAWSNGGTTSQISNLTSQIYTVTVTDSKGCAATTTAAITSPPPLTGQFTKGTAGCAGCGCKEWLMVNAAGGTSPYSYTWPDGYVNRYKNKLCPGGYSVNIKDKNGCSINVNLTAP